One genomic region from Myxocyprinus asiaticus isolate MX2 ecotype Aquarium Trade chromosome 27, UBuf_Myxa_2, whole genome shotgun sequence encodes:
- the LOC127417671 gene encoding heparan-sulfate 6-O-sulfotransferase 2 isoform X1 has product MDEKSNYSRILIALVMVLLFAVIVLQYVCPTSDCQLLHLASLSSRLGSRAPGDHTGGINGASAGDPYSSEDGALARFVPRFNFTTKDLYRVVEFNIKENDVIVFLHIQKTGGTTFGRHLVRNIQLERPCECYAGQKKCTCYRPGKRDTWLFSRFSTGWSCGLHADWTELTNCVPSFMNTRESQERRRTPSRNYYYITILRDPVWRYLSEWRHVQRGATWKASKHMCDGRLPTLTELPSCYTSDDWSGCSLEEFMACPYNLANNRQTRMLADLSLVGCYNLSVMSESQRWAVLLESAKRNLRNMAFFGLTEYQRKTQYLFEQTFRLSFIAPFTQLNGTRATSVEVEPETQWRIRELNQWDVELYEYARDLFLQRFQYARQQERREARQRRLQERRKLRAKVKPWWGVTGKVVFKPTKGPQLTEQSPILSFSEEKQTDMEQKLETETEEQVEDNWLQEDDSEAILDYLENVEQWR; this is encoded by the exons ATGGATGAAAAATCCAACTACAGCCGGATCCTTATCGCGCTGGTGATGGTGTTGTTATTCGCAGTTATTGTGCTACAGTATGTATGTCCTACGTCCGATTGCCAGTTGCTACACCTGGCATCATTGTCCTCCAGACTGGGGAGTCGAGCGCCCGGGGATCACACAGGCGGAATCAACGGAGCCAGTGCGGGAGACCCGTACAGTTCTGAGGACGGTGCGTTGGCTCGATTCGTCCCTCGCTTTAATTTCACCACCAAAGACCTTTATCGCGTTGTAGAATTCAACATCAAGGAGAACGATGTTATAGTGTTTCTCCATATTCAGAAGACCGGGGGGACCACTTTCGGCCGTCACCTCGTCCGCAACATTCAGCTGGAGAGGCCGTGCGAGTGCTATGCGGGCCAGAAGAAGTGTACCTGCTACCGGCCAGGCAAACGGGACACCTGGCTGTTCTCCCGCTTCTCCACCGGCTGGAGTTGTGGACTTCACGCGGACTGGACAGAGCTCACCAACTGCGTGCCTTCTTTCATGAACACCCGAGAGTCTCAGGAGAGGCGCAGAACTCCCAG CAGGAACTACTACTACATCACAATCTTGAGGGATCCAGTGTGGAGGTACCTGAGTGAATGGAGGCACGTTCAGCGTGGTGCCACTTGGAAGGCCTCTAAACACATGTGTGATGGGCGTCTACCTACACTGACTGAGCTGCCCAGCTGTTACACCAGCGATGACTGGTCGGGCTGCTCACTGGAGGAGTTCATGGCCTGTCCTTATAACCTGGCCAACAACAGACAGACCCGTATGCTGGCAGACCTCAGCCTTGTGGGCTGCTATAACCTCTCAGTCATGAGTGAGAGCCAGCGTTGGGCTGTGCTACTGGAAAGTGCCAAGCGCAATTTGCGCAATATGGCCTTCTTTGGCCTGACAGAATATCAGCGCAAGACACAATACCTCTTTGAACAAACATTCCGCCTGTCCTTCATTGCGCCGTTTACGCAGCTCAATGGCACTCGTGCTACAAGTGTCGAGGTGGAACCGGAGACCCAGTGGAGGATTCGGGAGCTGAACCAGTGGGATGTGGAGCTGTATGAGTATGCACGGGACCTCTTCCTCCAGCGTTTCCAGTACGCAAGACAGCAGGAGCGCAGGGAAGCCCGTCAGCGGCGACTGCAGGAGAGGCGCAAGTTACGTGCCAAGGTGAAGCCTTGGTGGGGGGTAACTGGAAAAGTTGTTTTTAAACCCACCAAGGGGCCACAGCTTACTGAACAATCTCCCATTCTGAGTTTTtcagaagaaaaacaaacagacatggAACAAAAGCTAGAGACTGAGACAGAAGAACAGGTAGAGGACAACTGGTTACAGGAGGATGACAGTGAAGCCATTTTGGACTATTTAGAAAATGTAGAACAGTGGCGATAG
- the LOC127417671 gene encoding heparan-sulfate 6-O-sulfotransferase 2 isoform X2, which yields MDEKSNYSRILIALVMVLLFAVIVLQYVCPTSDCQLLHLASLSSRLGSRAPGDHTGGINGASAGDPYSSEDGALARFVPRFNFTTKDLYRVVEFNIKENDVIVFLHIQKTGGTTFGRHLVRNIQLERPCECYAGQKKCTCYRPGKRDTWLFSRFSTGWSCGLHADWTELTNCVPSFMNTRESQERRRTPRNYYYITILRDPVWRYLSEWRHVQRGATWKASKHMCDGRLPTLTELPSCYTSDDWSGCSLEEFMACPYNLANNRQTRMLADLSLVGCYNLSVMSESQRWAVLLESAKRNLRNMAFFGLTEYQRKTQYLFEQTFRLSFIAPFTQLNGTRATSVEVEPETQWRIRELNQWDVELYEYARDLFLQRFQYARQQERREARQRRLQERRKLRAKVKPWWGVTGKVVFKPTKGPQLTEQSPILSFSEEKQTDMEQKLETETEEQVEDNWLQEDDSEAILDYLENVEQWR from the exons ATGGATGAAAAATCCAACTACAGCCGGATCCTTATCGCGCTGGTGATGGTGTTGTTATTCGCAGTTATTGTGCTACAGTATGTATGTCCTACGTCCGATTGCCAGTTGCTACACCTGGCATCATTGTCCTCCAGACTGGGGAGTCGAGCGCCCGGGGATCACACAGGCGGAATCAACGGAGCCAGTGCGGGAGACCCGTACAGTTCTGAGGACGGTGCGTTGGCTCGATTCGTCCCTCGCTTTAATTTCACCACCAAAGACCTTTATCGCGTTGTAGAATTCAACATCAAGGAGAACGATGTTATAGTGTTTCTCCATATTCAGAAGACCGGGGGGACCACTTTCGGCCGTCACCTCGTCCGCAACATTCAGCTGGAGAGGCCGTGCGAGTGCTATGCGGGCCAGAAGAAGTGTACCTGCTACCGGCCAGGCAAACGGGACACCTGGCTGTTCTCCCGCTTCTCCACCGGCTGGAGTTGTGGACTTCACGCGGACTGGACAGAGCTCACCAACTGCGTGCCTTCTTTCATGAACACCCGAGAGTCTCAGGAGAGGCGCAGAACTCCCAG GAACTACTACTACATCACAATCTTGAGGGATCCAGTGTGGAGGTACCTGAGTGAATGGAGGCACGTTCAGCGTGGTGCCACTTGGAAGGCCTCTAAACACATGTGTGATGGGCGTCTACCTACACTGACTGAGCTGCCCAGCTGTTACACCAGCGATGACTGGTCGGGCTGCTCACTGGAGGAGTTCATGGCCTGTCCTTATAACCTGGCCAACAACAGACAGACCCGTATGCTGGCAGACCTCAGCCTTGTGGGCTGCTATAACCTCTCAGTCATGAGTGAGAGCCAGCGTTGGGCTGTGCTACTGGAAAGTGCCAAGCGCAATTTGCGCAATATGGCCTTCTTTGGCCTGACAGAATATCAGCGCAAGACACAATACCTCTTTGAACAAACATTCCGCCTGTCCTTCATTGCGCCGTTTACGCAGCTCAATGGCACTCGTGCTACAAGTGTCGAGGTGGAACCGGAGACCCAGTGGAGGATTCGGGAGCTGAACCAGTGGGATGTGGAGCTGTATGAGTATGCACGGGACCTCTTCCTCCAGCGTTTCCAGTACGCAAGACAGCAGGAGCGCAGGGAAGCCCGTCAGCGGCGACTGCAGGAGAGGCGCAAGTTACGTGCCAAGGTGAAGCCTTGGTGGGGGGTAACTGGAAAAGTTGTTTTTAAACCCACCAAGGGGCCACAGCTTACTGAACAATCTCCCATTCTGAGTTTTtcagaagaaaaacaaacagacatggAACAAAAGCTAGAGACTGAGACAGAAGAACAGGTAGAGGACAACTGGTTACAGGAGGATGACAGTGAAGCCATTTTGGACTATTTAGAAAATGTAGAACAGTGGCGATAG